A single Roseinatronobacter monicus DNA region contains:
- a CDS encoding sensor histidine kinase — MISNSLSARFLWLVVIFVMLAEVLIFVPSVSRYREEYLLARLERAQIASLALLASDGSIAGELAGELLENAGVYNVVLRRDAVRELILSSPIPGQIEATYDLRDANAFALMRDALNEMRGNDPRIIRVIGDPVQQAGLLIEITLDTANLQTELWEYGKRILLLSLLISGFTALLLYLSIQALVVAPMQRVIRSMSAYAESPQDANRIIVPRSTIREIRQAEEALHQMQTDLTGLLRQKNRLVQLGGSVARISHDLRNMLTTASMLADRMEMSKDPSVKRAVPKLVGSLSRAINLCESTLAFGKAEEAPPKLARLRLAAVVEDVVESEKLAIADSADISFLTDLPADLTIHADGEQIFRVLSNLVRNARQAIEATKQPGVIEILAKRSVQDEKPGVAIRIGDSGPGLPAKAREHLFEAFQGGARKGGVGLGLAIAAELVRGHGGVLELIRSDAEGTEFRIWLPGEQ; from the coding sequence ATGATCTCAAATAGCTTGTCAGCGCGGTTTCTTTGGCTTGTCGTCATCTTCGTGATGCTGGCAGAGGTTCTGATTTTTGTGCCCTCTGTGTCACGTTACCGCGAAGAGTATCTTCTGGCGCGCCTTGAACGGGCGCAAATAGCCTCGCTTGCCCTGCTTGCGTCTGATGGGTCCATCGCGGGGGAGCTGGCGGGCGAGCTGCTGGAAAATGCAGGTGTCTATAACGTCGTGCTGCGCCGCGACGCAGTGCGCGAATTGATTCTCTCCTCGCCCATCCCCGGACAGATCGAAGCGACATATGATCTGCGCGACGCCAATGCCTTTGCTCTGATGCGCGATGCGCTGAATGAAATGCGCGGCAATGACCCGCGGATCATCCGTGTTATCGGTGATCCGGTGCAACAGGCGGGCTTGTTGATCGAGATTACGCTGGATACCGCCAATCTACAGACAGAGCTTTGGGAATACGGCAAACGGATTTTGCTGCTGTCGCTGCTGATTTCCGGCTTTACGGCGCTTTTGCTGTATTTGTCGATTCAGGCGCTGGTTGTGGCCCCGATGCAACGCGTGATCCGGTCAATGTCCGCCTACGCCGAGTCCCCGCAAGATGCCAACCGCATTATCGTGCCCCGCTCCACTATCCGCGAGATCAGACAGGCAGAGGAAGCCTTGCACCAGATGCAGACGGATCTGACAGGGCTGTTGCGGCAGAAAAACCGGCTTGTGCAGCTTGGGGGCTCGGTCGCGCGGATTAGCCACGATCTGCGCAATATGCTGACCACCGCGTCCATGCTCGCGGATCGCATGGAGATGAGCAAAGACCCCAGCGTCAAACGGGCCGTGCCAAAGCTGGTGGGGTCGTTGTCGCGGGCAATTAACCTGTGCGAATCAACGCTGGCCTTTGGCAAGGCAGAAGAAGCACCGCCCAAGCTTGCGCGGCTGCGTCTGGCTGCCGTGGTCGAAGATGTGGTGGAAAGTGAGAAGCTGGCGATTGCGGACAGTGCCGATATTTCCTTCCTGACGGATCTGCCCGCCGATCTGACCATCCATGCCGATGGCGAACAAATTTTCCGTGTTCTTAGCAATCTGGTGCGCAATGCGCGTCAGGCCATCGAGGCAACCAAGCAACCCGGTGTTATCGAGATACTGGCCAAACGCTCGGTCCAAGACGAAAAGCCCGGCGTTGCGATCCGTATCGGCGATTCCGGGCCGGGCCTGCCCGCCAAAGCCCGCGAACATTTGTTCGAGGCTTTTCAGGGGGGGGCGCGCAAGGGGGGCGTCGGCCTCGGGTTGGCGATTGCGGCAGAACTGGTGCGCGGTCACGGCGGCGTGCTGGAACTTATCCGGTCAGATGCCGAGGGCACGGAATTCCGCATCTGGCTTCCGGGCGAGCAGTGA